A region of Oxyura jamaicensis isolate SHBP4307 breed ruddy duck chromosome 9, BPBGC_Ojam_1.0, whole genome shotgun sequence DNA encodes the following proteins:
- the RFC4 gene encoding replication factor C subunit 4: MQAFLKGPSAISTKPPAARERGAAGSSGEGKKPRPVPWVEKYRPKNVDEVAFQDEVVAVLKKSLEGADLPNLLFYGPPGTGKTSTILAAARELYGPELFRQRVLELNASDERGIQVIREKVKAFAQLTASGSRSDGKACPPFKIVILDEADSMTSAAQAALRRTMEKESKTTRFCLICNYISRIIEPLTSRCSKFRFKPLSDKIQQQRLLDVAEKENVKISSEAVSYLVKVSEGDLRKAITFLQSATRLMGGKEITESIVTEIAGVIPKETMDGLLSACQSGSFERLETVAKNLINEGYAVGQLVNQLHDIVVESDDFSDKQKSIIVEKLAEVDKCLADGADEYLQLMSLCALVMQQLTQNT; the protein is encoded by the exons ATGCAGGCCTTCCTGAAGGGCCCCTCCGCCATCAGCACCAAGCCCCCGGCCGCCAGGGAGAGGGGCGCGGCGGGGAGCAGCGGCGAGGGCAAGAAGCCCCGGCCCGTGCCCTGGGTGGAGAAATA TCGCCCCAAGAACGTGGATGAAGTTGCCTTCCAGGATGAAGTCGTTGCTGTGCTGAAAAAGTCCTTGGAAGGTGCCGAT CTTCCCAATCTGTTGTTCTATGGCCCACCTGGAACTGGAAAGACTTCCACTATTTTAGCAGCTGCTAGAGAACTCTATGG CCCTGAATTATTCCGACAAAGAGTCCTTGAGTTAAATGCCTCTGATGAGCGTGGAATACAAGTGATCCGGGAAAAAGTGAAGGCTTTTGCTCAGCTAACAGCATCTGGAAGTCGTTCAGA TGGTAAAGCTTGTCCTCCTTTCAAGATTGTAATCCTGGATGAAGCAGACTCTATGACTtcagcagcccaggcagccttAAGACGCACAATGGAAAAAGAATCTAAAACAACACGTTTCTGCCTCATTTGTAACTACATCAGTAG aataattGAACCTTTAACGTCTCGATGCTCCAAATTCCGCTTCAAACCTTTGTCAGACAAAATCCAGCAGCAGAGGCTATTGGATGTtgctgagaaggaaaatgtgaaaatcagTAGTGAG GCAGTGTCTTACCTTGTTAAAGTGTCAGAAGGGGACTTAAGAAAAGCCATTACTTTTCTTCAAAGTGCCACTCGCTTAATGGGAGGGAAGGAGATCACAGAGAGCATAGTCACGGAAATTGCTGGG GTCATCCCTAAGGAGACAATGGATGGACTGCTGTCTGCCTGCCAGAGTGGTTCATTTGAGAGACTGGAAACAGTGGCAAAG AACCTCATAAATGAAGGGTATGCTGTTGGTCAGCTTGTAAACCAGCTTCATGATATTGTTGTGGAGAGCGACGATTTCAGTGACAAGCAGAAATCGATCATAGTTGAGAAGCTTGCA GAAGTGGACAAATGCCTGGCAGACGGTGCTGATGAATACTTGCAGCTGATGAGTCTCTGTGCCCTTGTGATGCAGCAGCTAACGCAGAACACCTAA